One genomic region from Microcystis panniformis FACHB-1757 encodes:
- a CDS encoding S9 family peptidase, whose product MSHQISAYGSWKSPITSDLIVAASISLGGVTLDGEDIYWLEGRPQEKGRNVLVKLNPDGTTTEITPAPFNVRTRVHEYGGGSYLIVAGIIYFCNFADQRIYRQTADSLPQPLTPENSCRYADLILDEFRNRLICVCEDHSQKDREPVNSIVSIDVDTGNIETLVSGDDFYTSPRLSADGSRLAWISWNHPNMPWDSSFLWVADINHLYLSNIRVIAGGENESVCEPRWSADEQLYFTSDRNNFWNFYCFKHDEQIEPVIELIEAEFAYPHWVFGLSNYGFAGKSQIICSYTKDGRWYLGSIDTVNREFQEIITADTNISSLQVSDNKIVFIGGSFREVTAVVSMDLATGTREILKSSSNLTISSDYFSIPEMLAFPTSKGLTAYAWYYPPKNPDYTAPNGELPPLLVKSHGGPTAAATSSLSLRVQYWTSRGFGYLDVNYGGSTGYGRQYRQRLLGNWGIVDVEDCINGAKYLVNQGLVDGERLAISGGSAGGYTTLAALTFHDTFKAGASYYGVSDLEVLATDTHKFESRYLDKLVGLYPQEKEIYYQRSPIHFTAQLSCPVIFFQGLEDRVVPPNQAEMMVEALKAKGLPVAYLPFAGEQHGFRQAESIKRALDAEFYFYSRLFGFTPADNLEPVEIK is encoded by the coding sequence ATGTCTCATCAAATATCAGCTTACGGTTCCTGGAAATCGCCGATTACCTCCGATCTAATTGTGGCAGCATCGATTAGTCTTGGCGGTGTAACTCTAGACGGAGAAGATATTTATTGGTTAGAAGGCAGACCACAGGAAAAGGGGCGAAATGTTTTAGTTAAATTAAACCCCGACGGCACAACCACAGAAATCACCCCAGCACCTTTTAATGTGCGAACTCGTGTCCATGAATACGGGGGAGGTTCCTATCTAATTGTTGCCGGAATTATCTATTTTTGTAATTTTGCTGACCAAAGAATTTATCGCCAAACTGCTGATAGTTTACCCCAACCTCTGACCCCAGAAAATTCCTGTCGTTATGCGGATTTAATTCTCGATGAATTTCGCAATCGTTTAATCTGTGTTTGTGAAGATCATAGCCAAAAAGATCGAGAACCAGTTAATAGTATTGTCAGCATCGATGTGGATACAGGAAACATAGAAACTTTAGTATCAGGCGATGATTTTTATACCTCTCCTCGCTTAAGTGCCGACGGTTCTCGATTAGCTTGGATTAGTTGGAATCATCCTAATATGCCTTGGGATAGTTCTTTTCTCTGGGTGGCCGATATTAATCATCTTTATTTGAGTAATATTCGGGTCATTGCTGGTGGTGAAAATGAGTCGGTGTGTGAACCGCGCTGGTCCGCCGATGAACAGTTATATTTTACCAGTGATCGCAATAATTTCTGGAACTTTTATTGCTTTAAACACGATGAACAAATCGAACCAGTTATCGAACTGATCGAGGCTGAATTTGCCTACCCTCATTGGGTTTTTGGTTTATCTAACTACGGCTTTGCTGGGAAATCCCAGATTATTTGTAGCTATACAAAAGATGGTCGTTGGTATTTAGGAAGTATCGATACTGTTAATCGAGAATTCCAAGAAATTATCACTGCTGATACTAACATTTCTTCCCTACAAGTTAGCGATAACAAAATAGTTTTTATTGGCGGTTCTTTCAGGGAAGTAACGGCGGTTGTCTCAATGGATTTAGCCACAGGAACGAGAGAAATTCTCAAATCTTCCAGTAATTTAACTATTTCTAGCGATTATTTCTCGATTCCGGAAATGCTCGCTTTTCCCACCAGTAAGGGACTAACGGCCTATGCTTGGTATTATCCCCCCAAAAACCCCGATTATACCGCCCCCAATGGCGAATTACCGCCCCTTTTAGTCAAAAGTCACGGTGGACCGACGGCTGCGGCGACCTCTAGTTTAAGTCTGCGGGTGCAATACTGGACCAGTCGCGGTTTTGGCTATCTAGATGTCAATTATGGCGGTAGTACGGGTTATGGTCGTCAATATCGTCAGCGTTTGCTGGGAAATTGGGGAATTGTCGATGTGGAAGACTGCATCAACGGGGCAAAATATTTGGTTAATCAGGGATTAGTCGATGGGGAAAGATTGGCAATTTCCGGAGGCAGCGCCGGTGGTTATACAACTTTAGCGGCCTTAACTTTTCATGATACTTTTAAAGCAGGAGCTAGTTATTACGGAGTTAGTGATTTAGAGGTTTTAGCCACCGATACCCATAAATTCGAGTCGAGATATTTAGATAAATTGGTGGGACTTTATCCTCAAGAAAAGGAAATTTACTATCAGCGTTCGCCTATTCATTTTACCGCTCAGTTATCCTGTCCGGTGATCTTTTTCCAAGGTTTAGAAGACCGAGTGGTTCCACCCAATCAAGCGGAAATGATGGTAGAAGCTTTAAAAGCGAAAGGTTTACCCGTTGCTTACCTTCCCTTTGCGGGAGAACAACACGGATTTCGTCAAGCTGAATCGATAAAACGAGCATTAGATGCAGAATTTTATTTCTATTCCCGTCTCTTTGGTTTTACTCCTGCTGATAATTTAGAACCCGTAGAAATTAAGTAA
- a CDS encoding FAD-dependent hydroxylase: MLRRDSYDLIIVGGGIVGTTLAVALKNTGLNIAMIEERPLEVAASRRQAYALSLMSSRIFTGLGIWDKISPSIGKFSHIRLSDADYPIFVPFVVDELKTDYLGYVGEHQVILTALHKASQDCDRIEWLSPAKVLEVEYGAETATVTLEEAGQTRKITTKLVIGADGAKSAIRQGAQIKTKGWKYWQSCVAFTIKHQLDRNDTAFERFWPTGPMGILPLQGNRCQIVWTNPHGEAKKLQEMPEAEFIKKLEAYTGGLLGKLELVSPRALFPVQLMQSDTYVKPRLALIGDAAHCCHPVGGQGLNLGIRDAAALAQVLKEAVEKQEDIGALSTLKSYEKWRRSENLAILGFTDFLDRLFSNNWPPIVLIRRLGLAMMRGFPPLKLFALQLMTGLKGRIPQLAR, encoded by the coding sequence ATGTTAAGACGGGACAGCTACGATTTAATCATTGTCGGGGGCGGTATAGTCGGGACCACCCTAGCGGTGGCCTTAAAAAATACAGGATTAAATATCGCTATGATCGAGGAACGTCCCCTAGAGGTGGCCGCCTCCCGTCGTCAAGCTTATGCCCTCTCGCTGATGTCCAGCCGGATTTTTACAGGCTTGGGTATCTGGGATAAAATCTCGCCCAGTATCGGTAAATTTAGTCATATTCGCCTTTCTGATGCCGATTACCCGATTTTTGTCCCCTTCGTTGTCGATGAGCTAAAAACCGATTATTTGGGCTATGTGGGCGAACATCAAGTGATTTTAACCGCCCTGCACAAGGCCAGCCAAGATTGCGATCGCATTGAGTGGTTATCCCCTGCTAAAGTGTTAGAAGTGGAGTACGGAGCAGAAACAGCCACTGTCACCCTGGAAGAAGCTGGTCAAACCCGAAAAATCACCACAAAATTAGTTATCGGGGCCGATGGAGCCAAATCCGCTATCCGGCAAGGGGCGCAAATTAAAACCAAAGGTTGGAAATATTGGCAATCCTGTGTCGCTTTCACCATTAAACATCAACTCGATCGCAACGATACCGCCTTTGAAAGATTTTGGCCCACCGGTCCGATGGGCATTTTACCGCTCCAGGGTAATCGCTGTCAGATCGTTTGGACAAATCCCCATGGGGAAGCGAAAAAACTGCAAGAAATGCCCGAAGCGGAATTTATCAAGAAATTAGAAGCATATACGGGGGGATTACTGGGAAAACTCGAATTAGTTAGCCCCCGCGCTCTCTTTCCCGTACAGTTAATGCAGAGTGATACTTATGTTAAACCCCGACTGGCTTTAATTGGTGATGCCGCTCACTGTTGTCATCCCGTCGGTGGTCAAGGTTTAAATTTAGGCATTCGCGACGCGGCCGCTTTAGCGCAGGTATTAAAGGAAGCAGTAGAAAAGCAAGAAGATATAGGAGCGCTTTCTACCCTAAAATCCTACGAAAAATGGCGTAGATCGGAGAATTTAGCGATTTTAGGCTTCACGGATTTTCTTGATCGCCTGTTCTCCAATAACTGGCCGCCCATCGTTCTCATCCGTCGTCTCGGATTGGCAATGATGCGCGGTTTTCCCCCGTTGAAATTGTTTGCCCTGCAATTAATGACGGGATTAAAAGGACGTATTCCCCAATTAGCTAGATAG
- a CDS encoding phasin family protein: MQNELVKQWIDSNKLAIESFKNITATNVNAIDAMLTSFVNPSAFAELSKGYLSLTKELGEVYTDSINELFQSQLKLVNLQATSESFKDLGEIYVSSMTSLGLKQAELMRLYLETTAKYLEILKSAQKVDDLFNVQTSIFSELQEKLKGNMLETMGVLNSINTALDNWTQKSLDAFASDQS; the protein is encoded by the coding sequence ATGCAAAACGAGCTAGTTAAACAGTGGATTGACTCGAACAAGTTGGCAATAGAGTCCTTCAAGAATATTACGGCCACTAATGTGAACGCGATCGATGCCATGTTAACAAGTTTTGTTAACCCCAGTGCTTTCGCTGAACTAAGCAAGGGTTATCTAAGCTTGACCAAAGAATTGGGGGAAGTTTATACTGATAGTATTAATGAACTATTTCAAAGCCAACTGAAGCTGGTGAATTTACAGGCAACCTCTGAGTCTTTTAAGGACTTGGGTGAAATTTATGTCAGTTCGATGACCAGTCTTGGACTAAAGCAAGCAGAATTGATGCGCCTGTATCTAGAAACTACAGCCAAGTATCTAGAGATATTAAAGAGCGCTCAAAAAGTAGATGATCTATTCAATGTCCAAACCAGTATTTTTAGCGAACTTCAAGAAAAGTTGAAGGGGAATATGCTCGAAACAATGGGAGTTCTTAACTCTATCAATACTGCTCTGGACAATTGGACTCAAAAAAGCCTTGACGCATTCGCATCTGATCAGAGTTAA
- a CDS encoding extracellular catalytic domain type 2 short-chain-length polyhydroxyalkanoate depolymerase encodes MIKAGLKLLAVLIFSIFIFHGAVLGEEAPKLSGYQADLSQTSVSGLSSGAFMTAQFHVAYSDRLVGAGIIAGGPFFCVGSYETDPEQFFEQATSTCMNPLTEAVGPDGKRLFKKAQELAKANKIADLNNLKDDRVYLFSGSSDRVVTTVVVDKVEDFYQAAGLPSENIKYDKNINAGHAIIVEESRVSCSDTKSPFINDCDFMQSHRILGHIYGKLNPAVDSNRLSGQIIRFDQSEFIEGKKTSMSREAYVYVPEACKKESCKVHVAIHGCKQGATEIDDTYYTKTGYNEIADTNRIIVLYPQVEPSALIPYNPQGCWDFWGYSSADPDNPVFYTRESPQMRAIVAMLERLAQPRPQ; translated from the coding sequence ATGATTAAGGCAGGATTAAAACTACTGGCTGTTTTGATTTTTAGTATTTTTATCTTCCATGGAGCGGTCTTAGGCGAGGAAGCACCCAAGCTATCTGGTTATCAGGCAGATTTAAGCCAAACATCTGTTTCTGGTCTTTCATCAGGGGCCTTCATGACGGCTCAATTCCATGTGGCCTACTCAGATAGGCTGGTGGGAGCAGGTATAATTGCTGGCGGTCCTTTTTTTTGTGTAGGTTCTTACGAGACGGATCCAGAGCAATTTTTCGAGCAAGCGACATCAACTTGCATGAATCCTCTGACTGAGGCAGTAGGACCGGATGGGAAAAGATTATTTAAAAAAGCTCAAGAACTGGCCAAGGCTAACAAAATTGCCGATCTCAACAATTTAAAAGATGATCGAGTCTATCTATTCAGTGGTTCAAGTGATCGCGTAGTTACAACTGTCGTCGTTGACAAAGTAGAAGATTTTTATCAAGCTGCCGGCTTGCCCTCAGAGAATATTAAATACGACAAGAATATCAATGCCGGTCATGCCATAATTGTCGAGGAGTCTAGGGTGTCATGTTCAGATACTAAGTCACCCTTTATAAACGACTGCGATTTCATGCAATCCCATCGGATTTTAGGGCATATTTATGGCAAGTTGAATCCAGCAGTTGATTCTAATAGATTAAGTGGCCAGATTATTCGGTTTGACCAGAGTGAGTTTATTGAGGGTAAAAAGACGAGTATGAGTCGGGAGGCTTATGTTTATGTGCCTGAAGCCTGTAAAAAAGAAAGCTGCAAAGTTCATGTAGCTATTCATGGTTGCAAACAGGGGGCAACGGAAATTGATGATACTTACTACACTAAAACCGGTTACAATGAAATAGCTGATACCAACAGGATAATTGTCTTATATCCCCAGGTTGAACCGTCAGCATTAATCCCTTACAATCCCCAGGGATGCTGGGATTTTTGGGGATATTCCAGTGCAGATCCAGATAATCCTGTCTTTTATACTAGAGAGTCTCCCCAGATGAGGGCAATTGTCGCTATGTTGGAACGGTTAGCCCAACCGCGCCCTCAATAA
- a CDS encoding methyltransferase domain-containing protein: protein MELDQRIADFYDSSSGLWERIWGEHMHHGYYGRGGKIKLDRRQAQIDLIEELLTWGNVTSANQILDVGCGIGGSSLYLAEKFHSQAVGITLSPVQAARASQRAQEFNLEEKVSFCVADALKTPFPENNFDLVWSLESGEHMPDKRQFLRECYRVLQPGGTFLMATWCHRPTTSLAGNLTEGEIKLLNEIYQVYCLPYVISLPEYADIAREVGFQDLKTDDWSLSVAAFWDVVIDSALTTDAIAGLLASGYTTIQGALSLGLMRRGYESGLIRFGLLQGKK from the coding sequence ATGGAACTTGATCAACGAATAGCCGATTTTTATGACTCCTCTAGTGGACTGTGGGAAAGGATTTGGGGCGAACATATGCACCATGGTTACTACGGTCGCGGTGGCAAGATTAAACTCGATCGCCGTCAGGCACAAATTGATTTAATAGAAGAATTATTAACTTGGGGAAATGTCACCAGTGCTAATCAGATTCTCGATGTCGGTTGTGGCATTGGTGGCAGTAGTCTTTATCTGGCCGAAAAATTTCACAGCCAAGCGGTGGGGATTACTCTATCCCCGGTACAAGCCGCTAGAGCCAGCCAAAGAGCGCAAGAGTTCAATTTAGAAGAAAAAGTCAGTTTTTGTGTAGCTGATGCCCTAAAAACCCCCTTTCCTGAGAATAATTTTGATCTGGTCTGGTCTTTGGAAAGTGGCGAACATATGCCCGATAAAAGGCAATTTCTGCGGGAATGTTATCGGGTTTTGCAGCCCGGGGGGACTTTTTTGATGGCTACTTGGTGTCATCGTCCCACCACTTCCCTGGCCGGTAATTTAACGGAAGGAGAGATTAAACTATTAAACGAGATTTATCAGGTTTATTGTCTGCCATATGTGATTTCTTTGCCAGAATACGCCGATATTGCCCGTGAAGTTGGCTTTCAAGACCTAAAAACCGATGATTGGTCCCTATCGGTGGCTGCTTTTTGGGATGTGGTGATTGATTCGGCCCTAACCACAGATGCGATCGCAGGTTTGTTAGCAAGCGGTTATACTACTATCCAAGGGGCCTTATCTTTAGGGTTAATGCGGCGCGGTTACGAGTCGGGTTTAATTCGTTTTGGTTTACTGCAAGGGAAAAAATAA
- a CDS encoding reverse transcriptase domain-containing protein, whose protein sequence is MEGTSYGFRPGRSAQDAISRIFSTINKGNYFVLDADIAKCFDRINHDLLLSKIHCPSSLKRDIKQWLKAGVLDNGVFEETETGTPQGGVISPLLANIALDGMARLIEILFPKKRDRNQAFLIRYADDFVVISPSLEIIEQCQTAISEWLKPIGLELKPEKTRVCHTLKPIEYNGLFGLCYAMDGGYKGWNPYVEKHLAIFVNCF, encoded by the coding sequence ATGGAAGGAACCAGCTACGGTTTCCGACCCGGAAGGTCTGCCCAGGACGCAATATCAAGGATATTCTCAACCATCAATAAAGGTAATTACTTTGTATTAGATGCTGATATTGCCAAATGTTTTGACCGAATTAATCACGACCTTTTACTGTCCAAAATTCATTGTCCAAGTTCCTTGAAAAGAGATATTAAACAATGGCTTAAAGCAGGAGTATTGGACAACGGCGTATTTGAAGAAACAGAAACAGGGACACCTCAAGGAGGGGTAATAAGTCCACTACTTGCCAACATCGCACTGGATGGAATGGCAAGATTAATTGAAATACTATTCCCTAAAAAGAGGGATAGAAATCAAGCTTTTTTAATAAGATATGCCGATGATTTTGTAGTGATTTCACCATCACTCGAAATCATTGAACAGTGCCAAACTGCCATTTCTGAATGGCTAAAGCCTATTGGATTAGAACTCAAACCAGAAAAAACCAGAGTGTGTCACACACTCAAACCCATTGAATATAATGGGCTCTTCGGTTTGTGTTATGCAATGGACGGGGGATATAAGGGATGGAACCCTTATGTAGAAAAGCATTTGGCCATTTTTGTCAATTGTTTTTGA
- a CDS encoding group II intron maturase-specific domain-containing protein, which yields MKKHKTAPQSALIRHLNPIIRGWANYYSGVVST from the coding sequence ATCAAAAAACACAAAACAGCACCTCAATCAGCCCTGATTAGACACCTAAACCCAATCATTAGAGGTTGGGCTAACTACTACTCAGGAGTAGTAAGTACCTAG